The following DNA comes from Rhodospirillaceae bacterium.
GTAAAGCGTCTGCCAATACAGTGGCTGAAACCCGGTCGCTGGTATCGTTCAGCCGTAGCGGGCGCCAGTCTCAGCCTTGGCATGATGATCGGCGCAAGCCTGACCCTTTATTCATCCACCCCGCCCAAGGCCGAAAAGAGTTATTTGGCGGAAGCAAACTTCGCCAACGGCTGGCAGGAGTACTTGCGCGATACGCCTGAATCATTCACCCGTGCGGCGGGACATTTCAATCGCGCCGTCGCCATTGATCAGAATTTTGGCAAAGCATACGGCGCCCTGGCCTCGCTATATCATCTGGCGGCAGTGCGCGGATGGAACCGCAAGTGGGGACAACAACTTCATAAAACCTATCTTCTGGCCTATCGGAATTTAGTCAGCGCAGCCAAACATCCTTCGGCAATTGGGCATGCGGCGGAAGCGCAGGCCTTGATTTATCGTCTCGAATTCGGCGAAGCAATGGTCGAAGCGACCCGCGCCATTGCCATGGATTCTGAAAATCCCGCGGGTCATCTATGGATGGCCAATTCCTTGATTATTGCCGGCCTGCCCAATGAAGCCGTAGGCTTTTTGGATCATGCCCAAAAACTAGGCCATCCAGACTCGCCCTCAACCCTTTGGGCAAGGGGTATGGCGGCCTTCACCGATAGCGATTTTAATCTGGCCGCCAACTATTTTGAAAGATGCATCAAACAAAGCCCCGACATGAACGCCATGCCGTTGGTCGCTGCGTACGGTCATCTTGGCAGGCGGGTCGAGGCCGCCGCCATTATCAAAAAGGAAAAAGCGCAACGCACGGTGTCCAATCCGCTAAATTTGGCGACGGTCATGGATGGGATGGTCTTCCAGCATAAAGAAGACGCCAGGCGCTTTACCCAAGGCCTGCGCATGGCTGGCCTTTAAGCCGGCAGCGTTTCGGTTACTTTTGCGATGCATAAAAATCCTGCAATACCTTAATCACTTCAGGGCGGCTGAATTCAGGCGGGATATCTTCCCCGGCGGTCAGCATTTCGCGTTGCTGGGTGCCCGAGATATGAACCTGGTCGGCCTTGTCGTGTGGGCAGGTTTTGGCCGTCGCCATGCCGTAGCACTTGGTGCAATAAAAGGTGATGTCGATTTTAAGAGGCAGGGTTTCAAGCGCCCCGTCCCACAAGCTGTCAAAGATATGATGGGCGTCGAAGGGGCCGTAATAATCGCCGACTCCGGCATGATCGCGCCCGACGATCAGGTGTGAGCAACCAAAGTTTTGGCGGATAAGGGCGTGGATCAGTGCTTCGCGCGGCCCCGCGTAACGCATCTCAATGGGATAACCACCCTGAATAACGGTGCCATCGACGAAATAGTTATCGATCATCGCCTGAATGGCCTTGGTCCGGGTTTCGGCCGGAATATCGCCCGCTTTCAGTTTGCCCAAGACCTGATGAATGAACACGCCATCGGTAATTTCAACGGCGATCTTGGCCAGATACTCGTGGCTACGGTGCATGGGATTGCGGGTCTGGAAAGCGGCGACCTGCGACCAGCCTTTCTGCGTAAACAAGGCCCGCGATTCGGCGCAACTGAAATACAAATCACTGTATTTTTCCTTGTATTCACCCTCGTTGAGCACCCGGACAGAACCACCCAGATTGACCGCTTCCTGCTCCATCACCTTGGCGACGCCGGGGTGGGCCGTGTCGGTGGTGGTGTACACGTGCTGGCACTCAAATTCCTTGTCGATGGCGTATTTTTCGGAGACCTGCATAACCGCCATGATGTCGCCGCTTTCGCCGTCAATCAGGGCGACTTCTTCACCAATACCAATGCTGTCGGCTAAACCTTGAGCTGCTGACAAGGTGATCGGGATCGGCCAGAACAGTCCATCAGCCATTTTCATGTCGGCGCAAACGCCTTTCCAGTCGGCTTCGTTCATGAAGCCATCCAGCGGCGTGTAGGCGGCCATGGCGAACATCAGAACGTCGGAAGTTTCCTTCGACGTCATCGGAACTTGTTTCAAACCACGGGCACGCTCAAGTTCAGCGGCGCGTTCGACTTCAGCAACTAAAAGAGATTTAAGTTCTCCGCCACCGTGAGGCGACACCAGCTTCGACATTATTGTTTTTCCTTCATCAATAAATGGAACAGGGGGGGGTTGTAACAAATGTCAGGGGCTGCGGGCTATCATTAAAATACCGATACCCTATAAGGCCGGTTTATGCGTCTTGCTGAAGCGCTGTTTACGAAGTCTTTACCCGAACATTCCTAGTCTTGTAGCTACGATTCGCAGTTTTTTATTGAAATAAGGAATTCCGTCATGGTGGTTGCCGCTTTTAAAGATGACATCCCGAGTTTCCCGACCGGTCTGTCTACAAGTACAGACAGTGACGGTGATGCTCTTCGTGATATGGAAATTGCAGGTGCCGTCGATGGCGACATTGCCGGGCGCACCATTACCGTACTGGAAAGCGGTTCCATCCATGGCACCGTCGGCGCCGACACGGTTGTCATCAGTGGCACCGTCAACGGCTCGATCAGTGCCCATAACATTGAACTGCTGGCAACCGCCCGCGTCAAAGGTGAGTTGCACTATGACAACCTGACCGTCACACCGGGCGCGCACATGCAAGCCCAGTGCATTCCGGCGGCTGCTTAAATCGGGCGCGTCTGAGTTTTATACAACGACGCTTGCGGCTTAAACCCTGCAAACGGTCGGAGTGGGAATGAAGAAGTAGGGCTTCTCTCCTTTTACCCTCCCACCCCCGCCCCAATACCGCTATCCTCCCTATATGTTCAACCGTCGTACCCTGCTTCGTTTTGCCCTGCATGTAGGCGCCCTTGGCTTTGCCGGGTTTTTGCCCCGGGCCATGGCGGCTATGGTCAGGCCGGGGATGCATACTGTTAAAGGCGATGTTCGGGTTAACGGGACCCCGGTGGTGGCAGGTGCTGCTGTCAAACCCGGGGACAAAGTGACCACGGGCGCGGGCGGGCAAGCGGTGCTGGTTATTGATTTCAATGCCTATCTTGTCCGCGATGACAGCGAGATCATTTTTCCTGATGACGAAGACGGCGTCGAGGCGGTGCTGCGGGTGGTTTCGGGGCGCATTATGTCGGTGTTCGGGCCGGGGCCGCTGCGCATCGACATGCCGCTTGCGACCATCGGCATTCGCGGCACCGGCATTTATCTGGAGGTTTACCCTGAGCGCAATTACGTGTGCCTGTGTTACGGGCGGGCGGTTTTGAAATCAAAACTGGAACCGCGGGTCCGTGAAGCCCTGAACACCACCCACCACGAAGGGCCGCGCAACTTTCACGCCGACCCGAAAGCGCGCGGGACAAAATTCATCGAGAAGGCAAAAATGGTCAATCACAAGGACACCGAACTGATCATGCTGGAAGCCCTGGTCGGGCGCATCCCAAAATTTGGCGACAAGCCCATCAAAATGCCCGAAGGAAGTTACGGCAAGAATTAACATCACCCCTTTTTGATACAGGTGCCCGATGGCGTATAAAAAAGGACTCCCTTTTTGCTGAATTATTTATTATTTTTGGGGCTCACGATCTTAAAACAGCGAAGTTGAAATGAACGAACAGCAAAGCGACAACGACAAGTATTTCTTAGGAATCATGGCCATGAAGGGCGGCAAGTGGTCGCCGCACAGTAAATTTGACGGTGGCGCCTTCGGCAGCGCCCTGATCAGCGCCGAAGACCTGGACAAGGAAGCCGATGTGGAAGCCGTCAAGGTGGTCCGCATTTCCAAAAACGGATCAGGCGAGCAAAAGGAAATGTGGGTCAGCCCCAGCCTGCAGGCTCGCCAGAAGGCGCAGGAAGCAGCCAAACTGCGCGCCGGGGTTCAACAGACCAAGGAAACCCTGAGCGCCGAACGCAAGGCGGCGGCCCGCAAATAATCAAACACGGCTTTTAGGATCTTACTGTCCGGGATTTTGTTCGCGCCACTGGGCCGGCGGAATAAAAGTACCACGCCAGATACCCTCGGCCCGGGCCCGGGCGAATTTTTCGGCCCGCTCGTAAGCCGCCACTTCATTCATTAGCGGAAACGCCCAACCGGCCGCCACCATCTGCTCGTTGATATCAAACGGCCCGGCGAAGCAAATCGCCGCCATTTTCCCGTCCGTATCCGTGGTTTGTGTCTGGCATTTGACGTTCACATTTTTGGTTAAGGTATCCAGCATCTGGCGGGCAAGATCGCCGCACTGTTGCAGCTTGCCTTTTTTGGTGGTGCAGGTCTGGGCCAGTTCCGGCGCGTCAATGCCGTACAGACGGATTTCCGCCCCGTCGATCGTCAGACTATCACCATCAATGGCACGGCCCTTGCCGGTGATCTCATCGCTCTGGGCCGGGCTTGCCTGAAGAACAAGCAACAAGGTGAGGATAAGGGCGCGGGCCATCAGTTTGAAGCCTGGAACAGGTCGACACCGTCCGGCCCCGTTTCCTTGACCATGCGGCCCTGCCCGATCAGGTAATGCAGGTGGGCCAGACTTTCGCCGATGGCGAAAAACAACTGGTGGGAATCCAGCTCACGCTTGAACAGGTGCCCCAGAACCTGGGTTGCGTTCAGCGGTTCTGCGCAGGCACGGACCACATCATCCAAGCGCTCATCATGGTGATGAGCCAATTGATCGAGGCGCTCATGGAGACCACGAAACGGCCAGTTGTGACTGGGCAGGACAAGAGTTTCAGGGTCAAGGCCGCGAAATTTATCCAGGCTGGTCAGAAACAGGTCGAGCGGGTTCTTTTCAGGAAACTGCGGCCAGACGCTGACGTTGGGGGTGATTTTCGGCAATATCTGATCGCCGGAAATCAAAATATGATCCTCGCTGCGATACAGGCAAGCGTGTTCGGGTGAATGGCCGGTGCCGACGATGATCCGCCAGTCCAGACCGTCGATCTCGATGATATCGCCGTCCTCGATTTTGTGGAAAGTTTCAGGCACCGGCGAGATGCGTTTCGGATACGGGTTCTGGCGCTTATCGACTTCGGCCATCAGATCGACGCCGAAACCCGCTGCGTGATAAAAGTCGCGGGCGCGAGTGGTGTGTTCGGGATCACCGTCAACGTACAGGTTGCTTGCTGTCGCCCATTCGGTTTGCGTCGTCCACATTTCAACGCCGAATTTTTCCGTCAACCAGCCGGCCAGCCCCATGTGGTCGGGATGAAAATGGGTAACGATGACACGTTTCACCGGGCGGGATTTAAGCGGCCCAGCAAACAACACCTCCCAGGCGGCGCGGACTTCCTCGCGGTTGATACCTGTATCGACGAGGGTCCAGCCCTCGCCGTCTTCCAGCACCCACAGGTTAATGTGATCAAGCTGGAAAGGCAGCGGCATCCGCAGCCAGTGAACGCCGGGCGCGATTTCCTTAAGGGCCGCGGTTTCAATAATGTCGCCAGCGACATTGAGCAGGGGATCGTGCACGCGAAAGGTTCCTAGTTGGCGAGGGTTTGTTTGACCGAAACCAGAAACTTCGCCTGCGAACCGGCGTGGATCAAAGCAAGGGCGCAGCCCAGGGTCCGGTCCTCTTTTTCGCCGACAGGCACGCAGTTTTCGGCCGGAAGTTTTGGATGGGGATGGGATTCTTCGTCACCGACGGCGGCAAGGGCGCCGGGCAAATCAGCCTCACGGCGACGCACGACCTTGGCCGCGTCTGCGGCCTCGTCCTCGTCCTCGTCCTTGGGTTCGGCCTTGGCAACCGGTTGGTCTTTTGGCTCAGACACAGGCATCGGGATAATTTCGATGTCCGGGGTAACCCCGCGGGCCTGAATGGCGTGGCCGGTGGGTGAATAATAAAGCTGGGTGGTCAGGCGAAGAGCGCCTTCCTGGGGTAATGGCGTTATGGTCTGGACCGAGCCTTTGCCGAAAGACTGCTGGCCCATGATCACCGCCCGACCGTGGTCTTGCAAAGCCGCAGCGACAATTTCGGAAGCCGAAGCAGAGCCCGGATTGATCAGCACGACCAGTGGCAAACCATCAGCCAGGTCGCCACGCTCCGCTTCAAACACCCGCTCGTTTCCGGGCCTGCGCCCACGCACCGAAACGATGGTGCCATGCTCAAGAAAAGCATCGGACAGGGTCAACGACTGGTGCAAAAGGCCGCCGGGATTGTTCCTTAAATCAAGAACCACACCGGCCAGTTCGGAACCCAGTTTGTCGCTGATTTCTTCCATCGCCGCATCGATGCCCGGGGCCACTTTTTCAGAGAAACTGACGACCCGGATATAACCGATGTCACCTTCCAGACGCCAGCGCACCGAACGCACGTTAATAATGGCGCGTCGGATTTCCACATCGAAAGGAGCAAGCTTGGCGCGGTTGACGGTCAGGCGAATGATCGTATTGGGCTTGCCACGCATCAAACGGACCGCCTGCATCAATGATTTTCCCTTGATCGGCTCACCATCAAGGTGGGAAATCAGGTCACCCGATATCAGGCCAGCACGGGAAGCCGGGGTATCTTCAATTGGCGAGACGACCTTGACGAAATCGCCGTCCATGGTGACTTCAATACCTAGACCGCCAAATTCGCCACGGTTGGAAACTTTCATTTCCTTCAGTTCATCGGGGTTCAGATAACTGGAATGGGGATCAAGGGAGGTCATCATCTTGTCCAGCGCCGCCTCGATCAGCACGGCGGGTTCGACCTTGCCGGGCATGGGTTTGGGCTCGCTTTCCTCGATGCCCTGGATGGCCGTATCGACAAGGACGGATTCCGGCACGTCGCGAACATAATCGTAGCGCACCCGCATGAAGGCATCGCGGAAGTGATCAAGACCGTTTGTACGGACTTCAGCGTCCCCGCCAGCATCGGAAATAACGTACTTGTTATAAGCCGCTTCAAAGCGTTCCAGTTGACTTCGGGTATCGGTGGTGACACTGGCAGTACCGGTCAAGCCGATCTTATCGGAGACAACACTGCAACTGCTTAATGAAGGGGCCAGCGAGGCGCCAACGGCAAGCCCAATGACCAGAACCAATAGCCTGACCGGGCGTTTCAACTTATTCATAAAACGTCTAAAACTTTCAATACGTCAGCCGTCAGCGGTAATTTTCTTAACCAACTCTTCAAGAACCGTGTCGGCATCTTCATTTTCAATCTGACAGGTTCCGGCATTTTCATGACCGCCACCGCCGTATGTGAGCATCAATTCACCAATATTGGTATTCGATGTACGGTTAACAATCGATTTACCAACCGCATAAACCGTATTCAGGCGATTAAGCCCCCAGATGGCGTGAATGGAGATGTTGGTGTCTGGAAACAGCGCATACAGGATGAAACGGTTGGTCGCGAAGATCGTATCCTCGTAGCGAAGATCAAGCGTTGCCAGATTGCCCTGAACTTTGGTGCATCGTTTGATTTGCTCTTTGGCGGGTTCCAGATGTTCCCTGTACATGTCGACGCGCTCTTTAACATCAGCCAGGTTGAGAATTTCTTCAACCGTGTGACCCCGGCAATAATCAATCAGTTGCATCATCAACTGATAATTGGAAACGCTGAAATCACGATAACGGCCAAGCCCGGTGCGGGCGTCCATAATGTAGTTGAGCAGCACCCACCCTGTGGGTTCGAGAATTTCGTCGACACTGAACTGGGCCGAGTCACTTTTATCGACCGCGTCCATCATCTCGTCTGATATATCAGGCAGCTTGTCCTTACCGTAGTAATTGTAGACAACCCGCGCCGCCGATGGGGCGTCCGGATCGATGATGTAATCGTCAGACTGCTCGTCCAGGCGAACAGTTTCACTGGAATGATGGTCAAAGGCCAAGTGGACACCTTTGACATACGGCAAGTTGGTGGTGATGTCATTTTCCGAAACCAAAATCGTACCATCCTGCATATCCTTGGGATGGACGAATTTGATTTCATCAATCATGTCCATTTCCTTAAACAGAACGGCACAGACCAGACCGTCAAAATCACTTCGCGTTACAAGCCTGTATTTGCCTTCGCTCATGAACATCCCCTCTATATTCAGCCAATGATTCCTGCACAGTATGCCTTATCCATGCTAAAGGAACCATGATTCCGGTCCATATAAGTGTACACATTATGGTGTATCGCAGGGCTGTCAACAATATCAATTCGCTGAGAGGCTTTTTTTCCGATTTTGGAAACAAAATTGTTAAGACTATGGCCATAGCAATATTGTGTGAATACAATACTATTGATGTAAGTCATGTAGGTTTGGGGCAAAAACCAATATTTCAGAATTCAGCACGATGTTTTGTTCGTGGCAAACGGGCTGATCAAATCGAATTTGTTTTTTAGAGGGGTTTCTTAATGTTTTCATTTCTTGAAAATGCCAAAATTGGCGCACGTATTGCGCTGGCGCTTGTTTTACCGATCGTGGGTATGTTGATCTTTTCGGGCATGACCATCCTTGACAAACGCAGTGTCGTTTCGGAAATGGACAGCCTTCAGGAACTGGCGGAACTTGCCCCCTCAATAAGCGCCCTGGTCCACGAACTACAAAAAGAACGCGGAACATCGGCAGTATTTATCGGCTCTAAAGGCACCAAGTTTGTCAAAGAACTACCTGAACAATGGGCCTTGTCTTCACAAGTCCACGCAGATCTGAATACGGC
Coding sequences within:
- the sat gene encoding sulfate adenylyltransferase — its product is MSKLVSPHGGGELKSLLVAEVERAAELERARGLKQVPMTSKETSDVLMFAMAAYTPLDGFMNEADWKGVCADMKMADGLFWPIPITLSAAQGLADSIGIGEEVALIDGESGDIMAVMQVSEKYAIDKEFECQHVYTTTDTAHPGVAKVMEQEAVNLGGSVRVLNEGEYKEKYSDLYFSCAESRALFTQKGWSQVAAFQTRNPMHRSHEYLAKIAVEITDGVFIHQVLGKLKAGDIPAETRTKAIQAMIDNYFVDGTVIQGGYPIEMRYAGPREALIHALIRQNFGCSHLIVGRDHAGVGDYYGPFDAHHIFDSLWDGALETLPLKIDITFYCTKCYGMATAKTCPHDKADQVHISGTQQREMLTAGEDIPPEFSRPEVIKVLQDFYASQK
- a CDS encoding polymer-forming cytoskeletal protein is translated as MVVAAFKDDIPSFPTGLSTSTDSDGDALRDMEIAGAVDGDIAGRTITVLESGSIHGTVGADTVVISGTVNGSISAHNIELLATARVKGELHYDNLTVTPGAHMQAQCIPAAA
- a CDS encoding thermonuclease family protein, which produces MARALILTLLLVLQASPAQSDEITGKGRAIDGDSLTIDGAEIRLYGIDAPELAQTCTTKKGKLQQCGDLARQMLDTLTKNVNVKCQTQTTDTDGKMAAICFAGPFDINEQMVAAGWAFPLMNEVAAYERAEKFARARAEGIWRGTFIPPAQWREQNPGQ
- a CDS encoding MBL fold metallo-hydrolase, translated to MPLPFQLDHINLWVLEDGEGWTLVDTGINREEVRAAWEVLFAGPLKSRPVKRVIVTHFHPDHMGLAGWLTEKFGVEMWTTQTEWATASNLYVDGDPEHTTRARDFYHAAGFGVDLMAEVDKRQNPYPKRISPVPETFHKIEDGDIIEIDGLDWRIIVGTGHSPEHACLYRSEDHILISGDQILPKITPNVSVWPQFPEKNPLDLFLTSLDKFRGLDPETLVLPSHNWPFRGLHERLDQLAHHHDERLDDVVRACAEPLNATQVLGHLFKRELDSHQLFFAIGESLAHLHYLIGQGRMVKETGPDGVDLFQASN
- a CDS encoding S41 family peptidase yields the protein MRVRYDYVRDVPESVLVDTAIQGIEESEPKPMPGKVEPAVLIEAALDKMMTSLDPHSSYLNPDELKEMKVSNRGEFGGLGIEVTMDGDFVKVVSPIEDTPASRAGLISGDLISHLDGEPIKGKSLMQAVRLMRGKPNTIIRLTVNRAKLAPFDVEIRRAIINVRSVRWRLEGDIGYIRVVSFSEKVAPGIDAAMEEISDKLGSELAGVVLDLRNNPGGLLHQSLTLSDAFLEHGTIVSVRGRRPGNERVFEAERGDLADGLPLVVLINPGSASASEIVAAALQDHGRAVIMGQQSFGKGSVQTITPLPQEGALRLTTQLYYSPTGHAIQARGVTPDIEIIPMPVSEPKDQPVAKAEPKDEDEDEAADAAKVVRRREADLPGALAAVGDEESHPHPKLPAENCVPVGEKEDRTLGCALALIHAGSQAKFLVSVKQTLAN
- a CDS encoding exopolyphosphatase; translated protein: MFMSEGKYRLVTRSDFDGLVCAVLFKEMDMIDEIKFVHPKDMQDGTILVSENDITTNLPYVKGVHLAFDHHSSETVRLDEQSDDYIIDPDAPSAARVVYNYYGKDKLPDISDEMMDAVDKSDSAQFSVDEILEPTGWVLLNYIMDARTGLGRYRDFSVSNYQLMMQLIDYCRGHTVEEILNLADVKERVDMYREHLEPAKEQIKRCTKVQGNLATLDLRYEDTIFATNRFILYALFPDTNISIHAIWGLNRLNTVYAVGKSIVNRTSNTNIGELMLTYGGGGHENAGTCQIENEDADTVLEELVKKITADG